A window from Kovacikia minuta CCNUW1 encodes these proteins:
- a CDS encoding efflux RND transporter permease subunit has protein sequence MIFSIADTFIRRPVLTTVCTIIILLVGAVSIPLLPIEYVPQIAPIQVQVSASYVGADPETIETTVTTPIERKLNGTRDMEYFSSTSTTGSSNISAFFGVNTNPNDDQVNVQNNLQQATPLLPQSVQQQGVVVKTASPSLLVVYGFYSPNDEYDATFISNYVDLYVTDEVARLPGVGQTNVFGQLQYAMRFWLDPNALASRGVTINDVVSAVQSQNLVVGGGTIGAEPAPKGQQYQIPLKLQGQFTNVRDAENIVVKSGSNGTLIKLKDVGRAELGAQNYASSAVINGKPGVALGVYQLPGSNALDVAKQVESKIEELKGSFPPGITTELVYDTVSFIEESNNEVFKTLIEAIVLVILVIFIFLQDWRATIIPTIAIPVSLIGAMVFAKLFGFSINSLTMFGLVLATGLVVDDAILVVEAVAAKIQNEGLSARRASYEAMNELTGAIISTSLVLMAVFLPVAFFPGATGLLYRQFALIIAFSIAVSTFNALSFSPSIAAILLRPPREARGPLGWFFGKFNQGFAWFRDRYISLVNFLIGLRYLVIGLFVVGLAATVLIFRIVPTGFVPAEDQGSMLGFVQGPNVASLQYTRDILAKVHEFVVKVPEVQSTAEISGAGFNGNAANQGIFFAHFKPWHDRPKANQTVAAVLKGLNGKFAGTITGATAVGSSPPPIPGFSPLGGFNMQLEDTTGGRLSFQEFAGNAQDILQKANQSGIFQPPGAFTQFAANTPQYEIDIDRDQLNALNVNFSSALSTLSTSIGSSYVTQFVLGPRLLPGVCPTGWAIPQQTGGLKANLRSCQ, from the coding sequence GTGATCTTTTCCATCGCTGATACCTTCATCAGGCGACCCGTCCTAACCACGGTTTGTACGATCATCATTCTGCTGGTGGGGGCGGTCAGTATTCCCCTGCTGCCGATTGAATACGTTCCCCAAATTGCACCGATTCAGGTTCAGGTGAGTGCCAGTTACGTTGGTGCCGATCCGGAGACCATTGAAACGACGGTGACAACGCCGATCGAACGGAAGTTGAATGGTACCCGTGATATGGAGTACTTCTCCTCCACCAGTACCACTGGGTCAAGTAACATTTCGGCGTTTTTTGGGGTAAATACAAACCCCAACGATGACCAGGTGAACGTCCAAAACAATCTGCAACAGGCGACCCCACTCCTGCCTCAGTCCGTTCAACAGCAGGGGGTTGTGGTAAAAACTGCCTCTCCCAGTTTGCTGGTGGTCTATGGGTTTTACTCGCCCAATGACGAGTATGACGCGACGTTTATCAGTAATTATGTGGATTTGTACGTCACCGATGAGGTGGCGCGGTTGCCGGGGGTGGGGCAAACCAACGTGTTTGGGCAGTTGCAGTATGCCATGCGGTTCTGGTTAGACCCAAATGCCCTTGCCAGTCGGGGGGTGACTATCAATGATGTGGTCAGTGCGGTGCAATCCCAAAACCTGGTGGTCGGGGGCGGCACGATCGGGGCGGAACCTGCACCAAAAGGGCAACAGTACCAGATTCCCCTGAAGTTGCAAGGGCAATTTACCAATGTCAGGGATGCGGAAAATATTGTGGTCAAATCTGGCAGCAATGGCACCCTGATTAAGCTGAAGGATGTGGGTCGGGCAGAGTTGGGGGCACAGAATTATGCCAGCTCTGCTGTGATTAATGGCAAGCCTGGGGTGGCGTTGGGGGTATACCAGCTTCCGGGTAGCAATGCGTTGGATGTGGCAAAGCAGGTGGAATCCAAGATTGAAGAGTTGAAAGGAAGTTTTCCACCGGGGATCACCACAGAACTGGTATACGACACGGTTAGCTTCATTGAAGAGTCTAATAACGAGGTTTTTAAGACCCTGATTGAGGCGATCGTGCTGGTGATTCTGGTCATCTTTATTTTCTTGCAGGATTGGCGTGCCACCATCATTCCGACGATCGCCATTCCCGTTTCGCTGATTGGGGCAATGGTCTTTGCCAAGCTGTTTGGGTTTTCGATCAACAGTTTGACCATGTTTGGATTGGTGCTGGCAACGGGGCTGGTGGTGGATGATGCCATTCTGGTGGTGGAGGCGGTGGCAGCCAAAATTCAGAATGAGGGGCTGTCGGCACGGCGAGCCAGTTATGAGGCAATGAATGAACTCACCGGGGCAATCATTTCCACCTCGCTGGTGTTAATGGCGGTGTTTTTGCCCGTCGCATTCTTTCCCGGTGCAACGGGTTTGCTTTATCGACAGTTCGCGTTGATTATTGCCTTTTCGATCGCGGTTTCGACGTTTAATGCGCTCAGTTTCAGTCCCAGTATTGCTGCCATTCTGCTGCGTCCACCAAGGGAAGCACGGGGACCACTGGGTTGGTTTTTTGGCAAATTTAACCAGGGATTTGCCTGGTTCCGCGATCGCTACATTAGTTTGGTCAATTTCCTGATCGGGTTGCGTTATCTGGTCATTGGCTTGTTTGTAGTGGGTTTAGCCGCAACCGTGTTGATATTTCGCATTGTTCCAACCGGGTTTGTGCCAGCGGAGGATCAGGGGTCTATGTTGGGATTCGTACAGGGTCCCAACGTTGCCTCCCTGCAATACACACGGGATATTCTGGCAAAGGTGCATGAGTTTGTCGTCAAGGTTCCAGAGGTTCAGTCCACCGCAGAAATTAGTGGGGCTGGGTTTAATGGAAATGCTGCCAACCAGGGGATCTTCTTTGCCCACTTCAAACCCTGGCACGATCGCCCCAAAGCGAATCAAACGGTTGCTGCCGTTCTGAAAGGATTGAACGGAAAATTTGCTGGAACTATTACCGGAGCGACAGCGGTTGGCTCCAGCCCACCCCCGATTCCAGGATTTAGCCCACTTGGGGGTTTCAACATGCAGTTGGAAGATACAACAGGCGGCAGGCTATCCTTCCAGGAATTTGCTGGCAATGCCCAGGATATTCTGCAAAAAGCAAACCAGAGCGGTATCTTTCAACCGCCAGGAGCGTTTACCCAATTTGCTGCCAACACTCCCCAGTACGAAATTGATATCGATCGGGATCAGCTGAATGCCCTGAATGTTAACTTCAGTAGCGCCTTAAGTACCCTCAGCACCAGTATTGGTTCTTCCTATGTGACGCAGTTTGTGCTGGGACCCCGCCTATTACCAGGTGTATGTCCAACTGGATGGGCAATTCCGCAACAAACCGGAGGACTTAAAGCAAATTTACGTTCGTGCCAATGA
- a CDS encoding efflux RND transporter permease subunit: MYVQLDGQFRNKPEDLKQIYVRANDNQTMVSLDQLVTIKPFTGPAVISHFNGYRSILLQGVQADGYSSGQAIETISNAYKEEALPGIKFDWADLTRQEVAAGSLGPLIFLFGIIMVFLVLAAQYESYIDPTIILLTVPLAILGALGSIALRRFIEPTLSNDVYCNIALVMLIGLASKNAILIVEFANQARSEGKSIVESALTAAEERLRPILMTAFAALVGFFPLVVATGAGANARHSLGTAVFGGLLVATFLSLLMVPVLYVVIKGLEERYISDRSDRDDEPPRPPSSASRSDRELVPDPWEESAQREASPKHQGESPA, encoded by the coding sequence GTGTATGTCCAACTGGATGGGCAATTCCGCAACAAACCGGAGGACTTAAAGCAAATTTACGTTCGTGCCAATGACAATCAAACGATGGTTTCGCTGGATCAACTTGTGACCATCAAACCCTTCACTGGACCTGCGGTGATTTCCCACTTCAATGGATACCGCTCAATTCTGCTGCAAGGGGTTCAGGCAGATGGCTACAGTAGCGGTCAGGCGATCGAAACCATCAGCAATGCCTACAAGGAAGAAGCTCTCCCTGGGATCAAGTTTGACTGGGCAGACTTGACCCGCCAGGAGGTGGCAGCAGGCTCCCTGGGGCCGTTAATCTTCCTGTTCGGGATCATCATGGTATTTCTGGTGTTAGCTGCCCAGTATGAAAGCTACATTGATCCCACCATCATTCTGCTGACCGTACCCCTGGCAATCTTGGGGGCGTTGGGTTCGATCGCCCTGCGTCGTTTTATTGAGCCAACCCTGTCCAATGATGTCTATTGCAACATTGCGCTGGTGATGCTGATTGGGCTTGCCAGTAAGAACGCAATTCTGATTGTGGAATTTGCCAACCAGGCACGGTCAGAAGGCAAGAGTATTGTTGAATCCGCCCTGACTGCCGCCGAAGAACGGCTACGACCGATTCTCATGACCGCATTTGCGGCACTGGTGGGCTTCTTTCCCCTGGTGGTTGCCACAGGAGCTGGGGCAAATGCCCGTCACTCATTGGGAACCGCCGTCTTTGGTGGGCTGTTGGTCGCAACCTTCCTGAGTTTGCTGATGGTGCCTGTCCTCTATGTGGTGATTAAGGGGCTGGAGGAAAGATATATCAGCGATCGCAGCGATCGGGATGACGAACCCCCCCGACCTCCCTCGTCGGCATCCCGTTCCGATCGGGAACTCGTCCCCGATCCCTGGGAAGAATCCGCCCAACGGGAAGCATCGCCAAAACACCAGGGAGAATCTCCAGCGTGA
- a CDS encoding efflux RND transporter periplasmic adaptor subunit: MKRYQLLVAALLLSGLTSACGKSGESAKASGPPPAAVQVQTLQNGTLQDSTEYVGTLEAEQTVVLKPQIDGRIDQILVRPGARVNQGDTIFTLNLDATAPQVSSAEANTNATVAARNTAAQQLQVAKSQLASAQSQYELAKTNNDRYQYLAKQGAIEQITADQFATDLKVKRDAVKQAQDQVKASQASLNQAGANVRKAQADTQTAAVSLNFKNVVAPISGRVGNITLKPGDVVTTGQTLTTINQNNAFDLQIPIPLSRSGQVRTGLPVELLDPNTGNRLGTGSIYFVSSQADASSQVLLTRARFSNSNGTLRDAQYVRARVIWKATPGVLVPVTAVTTIGGQNFVFVSEEQTKDGKQQTVARQIPVTLGNIQGQNYQVLKGLKPGNQVITSGILRLRDGSPVAPQQGGTSKQAPS; the protein is encoded by the coding sequence TTGAAACGCTATCAGCTCCTTGTCGCCGCACTTCTCCTATCCGGTCTGACATCCGCCTGTGGTAAATCGGGAGAATCCGCCAAAGCCAGTGGTCCGCCGCCCGCTGCGGTACAGGTACAAACCTTGCAAAATGGTACACTCCAGGACAGCACGGAATACGTGGGAACGCTGGAAGCCGAGCAAACGGTTGTCCTTAAGCCTCAAATTGATGGACGGATTGACCAGATTCTGGTTCGACCTGGAGCGCGGGTGAATCAGGGAGATACGATTTTTACCCTCAACCTGGATGCTACAGCACCTCAGGTGAGCAGTGCTGAAGCCAATACTAATGCTACGGTTGCAGCCCGCAACACGGCAGCCCAGCAGCTTCAGGTTGCGAAATCCCAACTGGCTTCTGCTCAGTCGCAATACGAACTAGCCAAAACCAATAACGATCGCTACCAGTATCTGGCAAAACAGGGGGCGATCGAGCAGATAACCGCAGACCAGTTCGCCACTGATTTAAAAGTCAAAAGGGATGCGGTCAAACAAGCACAAGATCAGGTCAAAGCGAGTCAGGCGAGCTTGAACCAGGCTGGTGCCAATGTCCGCAAGGCGCAGGCAGATACCCAAACTGCCGCTGTCAGTCTGAACTTCAAAAACGTGGTGGCTCCCATTTCGGGTCGGGTTGGCAACATCACCTTGAAGCCGGGAGATGTGGTGACGACGGGGCAAACCCTGACCACCATTAACCAAAACAATGCCTTTGATCTGCAAATTCCCATTCCACTTAGCCGTTCTGGGCAGGTGCGAACAGGTCTCCCGGTGGAGCTATTAGACCCCAACACCGGCAATCGGTTGGGGACGGGTAGCATCTACTTTGTTTCGTCTCAGGCGGATGCTTCATCCCAGGTGTTGCTGACACGGGCACGCTTCTCAAACTCCAACGGCACCCTGCGCGATGCCCAGTATGTCAGGGCACGGGTAATTTGGAAGGCAACGCCTGGTGTTCTGGTACCCGTCACCGCAGTCACCACGATCGGCGGGCAAAATTTTGTCTTCGTTTCCGAGGAACAAACCAAGGATGGCAAACAACAGACCGTTGCCCGTCAAATACCCGTAACCCTTGGAAATATCCAGGGGCAGAACTACCAGGTGTTGAAAGGGTTGAAACCCGGTAATCAGGTGATTACCTCTGGCATTCTCAGACTCAGAGATGGTTCCCCCGTTGCACCCCAGCAGGGGGGAACGTCGAAACAAGCACCGTCTTAG